A portion of the Cololabis saira isolate AMF1-May2022 chromosome 17, fColSai1.1, whole genome shotgun sequence genome contains these proteins:
- the golga4 gene encoding golgin subfamily A member 4 isoform X4 has product MFKKLKQRINEEQSPQRNAQSPQQAQMGSGDRRSSQTPPFHHDETPAPSDRESVSKGPARSPRGSINGDGSASPQREESQSFAQKLQLKVPSVESLIRGGASRAESLFRSSSRESLVRSPSRESLTPLGENESSGIPTYDPPSDIESEAEEPPGSVEAFSKEQLLHRLTQVERSLGKYRGKYSELVTAYRTTQREKEKTQVILSQSQDKSLRRIGELREELQMDQQAKKHLQDEFDAALEEKDQMITVLQTQVALLKKRAKGVSDGSLAPEGEVSQTEVAEGSSSAMQSPSKEMELPEGEGNSDPTKLMEALQKRVKRQENLLQKCKEVMRTHKERSGQLSSENEALQEQLQERLQELEKMKELHTTEKTKLITQLRDAKNLIEQLEQDKGMVIAETKRQMHETLEMKEEEIAQLRSRLQQATTQKEELQEQKEKAEKSAFEELERALGVAQRAEEARKQLQVQLQVQLEEQVKEVEMAGEEERKNLQQELTRVKQEVVSIMKKSSEETVTQLEKTHSEALAAKEEEIKERISKAVEQCKEQFSQLSKEREQQASLALEDAELQQTAVKTEADNRVKEIQMELEAARTRILELESSVKEDSQGESSLSHQLSSQLEELKNKHKEKITTLKEKHQEQLEKHKDTLTQQHNVALEEFKEKQGAEIETLLKDKELQFQTHIEDMNLKTLEKLDAKQAELEELSAELSEVLKGKQLLEDASRLAEQEHKESLGCMEKTLKQELNALKIVLSEKEKNIEQLILKEKTLREQSQSTSQDLQARIHEFEQLQQSLAQAQRENENLKESNAQSSKISDDLDQCKKDLMDLNHQLEEAKNDCHQKEKSHQEIEHQLQETKKQLLEKEKSFTADLNTHLEKQTRLEKQLVDEKAAHEKKLKTTLNEMEAKLKTQETKMEKFKHKAKEMHENYKKKLQQIEENMKKELAKKEMALQAKEQQVQEKIVEMAQKSSQGLSSAMSELQANHKEELEKLHTNQKHKVEELELRWREKLAQQEEELAEKHSGTLQEKGQELEEISQQFGRTRKENEQLLSDIKDLKEELAIRETTVQKLQEELNEAAMKLDSLSQAEALLKEQMEATERNLNQALNERNALQDQLNTAGEESKEKLRSLSEKLNETENELEALKTSRCRESEDLQSKFDETSIQLQAKEGAFQQQLIMVISKMDHCCKEVLSKIECASNELQERVESQVKELNLRLLSSQETVKHLKNIVLTKADRICTLEENLRQHTEENKNLCISLEQMTAQVNVHMERTEALTCEKESHSQSVSDQVQKIEELSEANRVLSQTLETNGLHITDLESIVTELKNQLASSIKEKEEAINQLKQQYEEERQQAVAQMKETIERLEQERKSALEQADALRNSQSEYENKAEARGTQDETAIKSLQARLEKLEREISEKNEALQRLTASIDNQSISKSEMDQVLSEKEQKVSDLTSELQSCIGRLGELQQQLALKTTECEQLTTDLKQHHSIRENEKREFVEQLQQIQMQRTQNGNLEQEMAEKLHSLEEDNQKCKNKLESQREEFERMKDEIIKNKEESLKAAEERLSAESARKVSELKKKAEQKISHIKKQLTAQLDEKEQMIKALQSNLEGNKGDEKQSNKQIETLEEKTKILEETLVKLQEEQEKQIEQILSSERLEKERSLEELKTMYEDKLMSVQRDAEQQVQLKETESAWHEIQAKLKEAEEQNGSLLAELKRLTEELREKDAQLHQLLATTEKLQEEVKVEHSSMQQTTSVMQNHSPVEGVDDDGSLQSLENKLSQIKNEKEKVQKDFTRLQKDMRVLRKEHEQDLEYMKKELLEENEKKLKLELEHVEMKHNSAMKQLLREFNTQMALKEKELDSTVKETIAKAQTVEEELLGSHRDEASQLRKVISQKDDDLHRTVQKYEQVIQTREEEMGQRVWQIQKQLEELQARCQGPSEVTSEDLPAQLAEKTTLLSEARLKEQEFMERINSLEDKLKCLHRSTVVTHLGSTFKDPGIDASDLVSEATEMEYLRKVLFEYMMGRETKTMAKVITSMLKFPPDQAQKVMDKEDTKTVHWLR; this is encoded by the exons ATGTTTAAAAAGCTTAAGCAGCGGATAAACGAGGAGCAGTCCCCGCAGAGGAATGCGCAGTCACCGCAGCAGGCCCAG ATGGGCAGTGGAGACCGACGCAGCAGCCAAACCCCGCCTTTCCATCATGATGAGACACCCGCTCCGAGTGACAGAGAG AGCGTCTCCAAAGGACCTGCAAGGTCGCCCAGAGGTAGCATCAATGGGGATGGAAGTGCTTCTCCTCAA AGGGAGGAGTCACAGTCATTTGCCCAGAAACTACAGCTGAAAGTTCCTTCAGTGGAGTCGCTGATTCGTGGCGGTGCCAGTCGGGCAGAGAGTCTGTTCCGCTCTTCATCTAGAGAAAGCCTTGTCAGGAGCCCGTCACGTGAGTCCCTGACCCCTTTGGGAGAAAATGAGTCTTCAGGGATCCCCACCTATGATCCACCCTCGGATATTGAAAGTGAAGCTGAGGAGCCTCCAGGAAGTGTGGAGGCCTTTTCTAAAGAGCAGTTGTTGCACAGACTGACTCAGGTGGAGAGAAGCCTGGGGAAGTACAGAGGAAAGTACTCAGAG CTGGTTACTGCATACCGAACAACACAGcgagaaaaggagaaaacacAG GTTATCCTCAGTCAGAGTCAAGATAAATCTCTCCGCAGGATAGGAGAGCTGCGGGAG GAGCTTCAAATGGACCAGCAGGCCAAGAAACACTTACAAGATGAGTTTGATGCTGCACTTGAGGAGAAAGACCAGATGATCACTGTCCTCCAAACACAG GTCGCTCTGCTGAAAAAACGAGCCAAGGGGGTCTCGGATGGTTCGCTGGCACCTGAAGGTGAGGTCAGTCAGACTGAAGTGGCAGAAGGTTCTTCATCTGCCATGCAGAGTCCATCCAAGGAGATGGAGCTCCCTGAGG GAGAGGGCAACAGTGATCCAACCAAACTTATGGAAGCTCTGCAGAAGAGGGTGAAGAGGCAAGAAAACCTGCTGCAGAAATGCAAAGAAGTGATGCGTACACACAAGGAGCGGAGTGGACAGCTGAGCAGTGAAAACGAAGCtctgcaggagcagctgcaAGAGAGACTGCAGGAGCTAGAGAAGATGAAG GAACTGCACACGACAGAAAAGACAAAGTTGATCACTCAGCTGCGCGATGCCAAGAACCTAATTGAACAGCTGGAGCAGGACAAG GGAATGGTCATTGCTGAGACGAAAAGGCAGATGCATGAGACACTGGAAATGAAAGAAGAGGAGATAGCACAGCTGCGCTCCAGGCTCCAGCAGGCTACTACCCAGAAAGAAGAGCTACAGGAACAGAAAGAAAAGGCTGAGAAATCAG CTTTTGAAGAGCTTGAACGAGCTCTGGGTGTAGCTCAGAGGGCAGAAGAGGCAAGAAAACAGCTGCAGGTTCAGCTGCAGGTTCAGCTGGAGGAGCAagtgaaagaagttgaaatggccggtgaagaagagaggaagaacCTGCAGCAGGAGCTGACAAGGGTCAAACAGGAAGTCGTCTCCATAATGAAG AAGTCATCAGAGGAAACGGTTACTCAATTGGAGAAGACCCACAGTGAAGCTTTGGCTGCTAAAGAAgaggaaataaaagaaagaattaGCAAAGCAGTG GAGCAATGCAAAGAGCAGTTTTCACAGTTATCGAAGGAGCGAGAACAACAGGCCTCTCTGGCTCTGGAGGATGCAGAGTTACAGCAGACGGCTGTAAAGACAGAAGCTGATAACCGGGTTAAAGAGATACAGATGGAGCTGGAGGCTGCAAGAACT AGGATACTGGAGCTGGAGAGCTCAGTGAAGGAGGACTCACAGGGTGAATCCAGTCTGTCTCATCAACTTTCCAGTCAGCTGGAAGAGCTGAAGAATAAACACAAAGAGAAAATCACAACACTAAAAGAAAAGCATCAGGAGCAGCTGGAAAAGCACAAGGACACACTAACCCAGCAGCATAATGTTGCTCTTGAGGAGTTCAAGGAAAAGCAAGGAGCTGAAATTGAGACCCTTCTGAAAGATAAAGAGCTGCAGTTCCAAACACACATTGAAGATATGAACCTGAAGACTTTAGAGAAACTTGATGCAAAGCAGGCAGAGTTAGAGGAGCTTTCCGCTGAACTTTCAGAGGTGTTGAAGGGTAAACAGCTGCTGGAAGATGCTTCCAGGTTAGCTGAACAGGAGCACAAGGAGTCACTTGGATGCATGGAAAAAACTCTGAAACAGGAGCTCAATGCACTGAAAATTGTTCTGAGCGAAAAGGAAAAGAACATTGAACAACTTATCCTCAAAGAAAAAACACTGCGAGAGCAATCACAATCCACTTCACAAGATTTACAGGCTAGGATTCATGAATTTGAACAGCTGCAGCAGAGTTTAGCTCAAGCCCAGCGAGAAAATGAGAACCTGAAAGAATCTAATGCACAGTCGAGCAAAATCTCTGACGACCTTGATCAGTGCAAGAAGGATTTGATGGACTTAAACCATCAGTTGGAAGAAGCAAAGAATGACTGTCATCAAAAAGAGAAGTCACATCAGGAAATCGAGCACCAGTTACAAGAGACCAAGAAACAGCTTTTGGAGAAAGAGAAGTCATTCACTGCAGACCTGAACACACATCTGGAGAAACAAACACGCCTTGAGAAACAGCTGGTTGATGAAAAAGCTGCTCATGAGAAGAAGTTAAAAACCACTTTAAATGAGATGGAAGCTAAGTTGAAAACCCAGGAAACAAAAATGGAAAAGTTCAAACACAAGGCCAAAGAAATGCATGAAAACTATAAGAAAAAGCTTCAACAGATTGAAGAAAACATGAAGAAGGAGCTTGCGAAAAAGGAGATGGCGCTTCAAGCGAAGGAGCAACAAGTTCAAGAGAAAATTGTGGAGATGGCTCAGAAAAGCTCCCAAGGCCTTAGCAGCGCCATGTCAGAGCTCCAGGCCAACCACaaggaagagctggagaaaCTTCATACCAACCAGAAACACAaggtggaggagctggagctTCGTTGGCGAGAGAAGCTAGCGCAACAGGAGGAGGAACTGGCGGAGAAACATTCAGGCACACTACAGGAGAAGGGTCAGGAACTGGAGGAAATATCGCAACAGTTTGGCAGAACCAGAAAGGAGAATGAACAGCTATTATCGGACATAAAAGATTTGAAAGAGGAGCTGGCAATCCGAGAAACCACCGTGCAGAAGCTGCAAGAAGAGCTTAACGAAGCAGCAATGAAGCTTGACAGTTTGTCTCAGGCTGAGGCGTTGCTGAAAGAACAAATGGAGGCAACGGAGAGGAACCTAAACCAGGCTCTAAATGAGAGGAATGCCCTTCAAGACCAGCTGAATACAGCGGGGGAAGAGAGCAAGGAGAAATTAAGAAGTTTGTCAGAAAAGTTGAATGAAACGGAGAATGAGCTTGAAGCACTAAAAACTTCCAGATGCAGGGAAAGTGAGGACTTGCAGAGTAAATTTGATGAAACTTCCATTCAGCTACAAGCCAAGGAAGGAGCCTTCCAGCAGCAATTAATTATGGTCATCAGCAAAATGGACCATTGCTGTAAGGAGGTCCTGTCCAAAATAGAATGTGCCTCTAATGAACTCCAAGAACGAGTGGAAAGTCAAGTGAAGGAGCTGAACCTTAGACTGTTGTCAAGTCAGGAAACTGTAAAGCATCTCAAAAACATTGTCCTCACTAAAGCAGATAGGATTTGCACTTTAGAGGAGAATCTTCGCCAGCACACAGAGGAGAACAAGAATCTATGCATTTCATTAGAACAGATGACTGCTCAGGTAAATGTGCACATGGAGCGTACTGAAGCCTTAACATGTGAGAAGGAGAGTCATTCCCAGTCTGTCAGTGATCAAGTTCAGAAAATTGAGGAGCTCAGTGAGGCGAACAGAGTCCTATCCCAAACTTTGGAAACAAATGGGCTGCATATCACGGACTTGGAAAGCATTGTCACTGAGTTGAAAAATCAGCTCGCAAGTAGCATAAAAGAGAAGGAGGAAGCCATAAATCAGCTAAAGCAGCAGTATGAAGAGGAGCGGCAGCAAGCAGTGGCTCAGATGAAGGAGACCATCGAGAGATTGGAGCAGGAAAGGAAGTCTGCCTTGGAACAGGCGGACGCTCTCAGGAACAGCCAGTCAGAGTACGAGAACAAGGCAGAGGCGAGAGGCACTCAGGATGAGACTGCTATTAAGTCTCTGCAGGCAAGACTTGAGAAGTTGGAGCGAGAAATATCTGAAAAGAATGAGGCTCTGCAAAGGCTGACAGCAAGTATTGACAATCAGTCCATCAGCAAGTCTGAGATGGACCAGGTGTTGAGTGAAAAAGAGCAGAAAGTCAGTGACCTTACTTCGGAGCTCCAGAGTTGCATCGGTCGACTCggtgagcttcagcagcagttgGCCTTAAAGACTACAGAGTGTGAGCAACTCACCACTGACCTCAAACAGCATCATAGCATCAGGGAGAATGAAAAAAGAGAGTTtgtggagcagctgcagcagatccAGATGCAGCGCACTCAGAATGGTAATTTGGAGCAAGAGATGGCAGAAAAACTGCACTCCCTCGAAGAGGACAACCAAAAGTGTAAAAACAAGCTTGAAAGTCAAAGGGAGGAATTTGAAAGGATGAAAGATGAGATTATCAAGAACAAGGAGGAGAGTCTGAAAGCAGCCGAGGAGAGACTATCTGCAGAGAGCGCACGAAAAGTCTCCGAGCTGAAGAAGAAAGCCGAGCAGAAAATTAGTCATATTAAAAAACAGCTGACCGCACAGCTTGATGAGAAAGAGCAGATGATTAAGGCTCTTCAGAGTAACCTGGAGGGAAATAAGGGCGATGAAAAACAGAGCAATAAGCAAATAGAAACATTAGAAGAGAAAACTAAAATACTCGAAGAAACGCTCGTTAAGCTTCAGGAAGAGCAGGAAAAGCAAATTGAACAGATTCTGAGTAGCGAGAGGCTGGAGAAAGAAAGGTCTTTAGAGGAATTGAAAACCATGTACGAAGACAAGCTTATGTCGGTTCAGAGAGATGCAGAGCAACAAGTGCAGCTCAAAGAGACAGAATCAGCGTGGCACGAAATCCAGGCGaagctaaaggaggcagaggagcaGAATGGAAGCCTTCTCGCAGAACTGAAACGTCTGACAGAGGAACTACGTGAGAAAGATGCCCAGCTCCATCAGCTTCTGGCAACTACAGAGAAGCTCCAGGAAGAGGTGAAAGTGGAACATAGCAGCATGCAGCAAACTACAAGTGTAATGCAAAACCACTCTCCCGTGGAGGGGGTGGATGATGACGGTTCTTTGCAGTCGCTTGAGAATAAACTCAGTCAAATAAAGAACGAGAAAGAGAAAGTCCAAAAGGACTTCACCAGGTTGCAGAAAGACATGAGGGTACTGAGAAAAGAACACGAGCAAGACCTGGAGTACATGAAGAAAGAGTTGTTGGAGGAGAATGAGAAGAAGCTAAA ATTGGAGCTGGAACATGTAGAAATGAAGCACAACTCTGCTATGAAGCAGTTATTGAGAGAGTTCAACACACAAATGGCTTTGAAAGAGAAGGAGCTTGATTCAACAGTGAAGGAGACTATAG CCAAGGCTCAGACCGTTGAAGAGGAGCTCCTCGGGAGTCATCGTGATGAAGCCAGTCAGCTGAGGAAGGTTATTTCCCAGAAGGACGATGATTTGCAcagaactgttcaaaaatatgAACAGGTTATACAG ACTCGAGAGGAGGAGATGGGACAGAGAGTGTGGCAAATCCAGAAACAACTAGAAGAGCTGCAAGCGCGCTGCCAGGGCCCTTCTGAG GTGACATCAGAGGACCTACCG GCTCAGCTTGCTGAGAAGACGACTTTACTGAGTGAGGCTCGACTGAAGGAGCAGGAATTCATGGAGAGG ATTAACTCGCTTGAGGACAAGCTTAAGTGTCTCCACCGCAGCACAGTTGTAACTCATCTTGGGAGCACATTTAAAG ATCCTGGAATCGATGCATCCGATCTTGTCTCTGAAGCCACTGAGATGGAGTACCTGAGAAAAGTGCTGTTTGAATACATGATGGGACGGGAGACAAAA